CGTCTCCTCATTGGAGGATGCCATGTCAAACACCCATCATGAGGATAAACAGCGTTGAATCCCATCTTGTGGCCGAAAACAGGCTTGTTGTCGGCTACTTAATTAGCGTCTCTGCGGCGCCGTTTCTTTGTCGAGCCGCTTGATTTGCCGCCACAGATCCTGGCGTAGATCGGCGATCTTGGGCTGCTCATCGGCAGTGAAAGGCACTGGACGACAGAGCCGCTGGGCGCGTAGCCCCAGGCGCGCGCTAAGCAGCCCGGTGGCGAGGCCTTGGCCTGCGCGTGCGGAGAGGCGGCTGGCTAAATCCAGCGAGAGCATATCCATACTGGCCTCGGTGGCCAGTTCGCTGGCACCGGCAAACGCCATATTGTGCAGCACGTTACGAAACAGCCGCAGGCGGCTGGCGTAACCCAGCTCAAGGCCATAAAGGCGGCAGAGTCGATCCACCATTGCCAGGCTGCGCCAGGCCACCAGCGCCATATCCACCAGCGTTAGCGGGCTGATCGCGACCATGATGGCCGTTTCGCCGGACATTCGGGTAATCAGACGCTGGGCCTCACGGTCACGCGGCGCTAGCAGGTGATAACGCAGCAGTGTCTGGATCTCCTCACCACTATGGTGGGGCTGGCAAGCGCGCTGAAAGGCCAGCCAGTGCGGGTCATCGTCGGCGAGTTTGAGCTGACGTCTTAGCTGCTCGGCCATCGCCCGTGCCTGCTTGGGTGAGCGTAGCGGCAGCTCGGCAAGGTCGCCGCGCAGTTTGTCGTGGCGCTTGAGACGGCGCAAACGCCCCAATTCCTTCAGCAGTGAAACGCCCCCTAGGCCAATCAGGCTGATCCCGAACAACTGCCAGGCCATGGCGAGCCACTGCGACTGAGCCATCGCATCAGGAATGCCGGTGACCAGCTCTGCCGTGCCTAGCCCGGCACCACCCACCAGGGCAAACAGTAGCCCCCAGCGGCGTTTACGCGGCGCGCCTAAGCTGGCAGCAGGTAGCGCTTTATCTTCAGGTAGAGGCGCTAGTGGATGATGCTCACTAGTGCCAGCAAAGGCTTCGCGCTGGCGTAGGGCTATCTCTGCATCAGCGGCCTCTTCGGGCGTGTCATCCAACGTAAAGTGACGACGTGGCTGTGGGGTGGTCATGTCAGTTTATCTCCAATCAGCCA
This Vreelandella neptunia DNA region includes the following protein-coding sequences:
- a CDS encoding YcjF family protein encodes the protein MTTPQPRRHFTLDDTPEEAADAEIALRQREAFAGTSEHHPLAPLPEDKALPAASLGAPRKRRWGLLFALVGGAGLGTAELVTGIPDAMAQSQWLAMAWQLFGISLIGLGGVSLLKELGRLRRLKRHDKLRGDLAELPLRSPKQARAMAEQLRRQLKLADDDPHWLAFQRACQPHHSGEEIQTLLRYHLLAPRDREAQRLITRMSGETAIMVAISPLTLVDMALVAWRSLAMVDRLCRLYGLELGYASRLRLFRNVLHNMAFAGASELATEASMDMLSLDLASRLSARAGQGLATGLLSARLGLRAQRLCRPVPFTADEQPKIADLRQDLWRQIKRLDKETAPQRR